A single genomic interval of Exiguobacterium sp. BMC-KP harbors:
- a CDS encoding NUDIX domain-containing protein — MLHRRKTYTIRPERLEEFTEFFHTYLYPLQVSHGARLVGRWVTEAEDEVIAIWEYRDREHYEQVDRDVRNSALRREAMKKRARLGKNLYIKSYEDFMTATGTYAPPRAIVSVTAYITNDAGEVLLVRNLHRGDTYEMPGGQVENHESILDAIKREVKEETGVDVTIDGITGIYQNVSSHVLCVCFRGKAVGGELATQEGETTDVGFFPLTRDSLSEYIKREHFQLRTLDAMDPHYFPHALYKVRPYELISRYDGNATSSSR, encoded by the coding sequence ATGTTACATCGCCGGAAGACCTATACGATTCGTCCCGAACGCCTAGAAGAATTCACTGAGTTTTTCCATACCTATTTGTACCCGCTCCAAGTCAGCCATGGTGCCCGTCTTGTTGGTCGCTGGGTGACCGAGGCAGAAGATGAAGTCATCGCCATTTGGGAATATCGCGACCGTGAACATTACGAACAAGTCGATCGTGATGTCCGCAACAGTGCCTTACGTCGCGAAGCGATGAAGAAGCGCGCGCGTCTCGGCAAAAACCTCTATATCAAATCCTATGAAGATTTCATGACAGCGACCGGTACGTATGCTCCCCCTCGCGCGATCGTCAGCGTGACCGCGTACATCACGAACGATGCCGGTGAAGTCCTGCTCGTCCGCAACCTCCACCGGGGTGATACGTATGAGATGCCGGGTGGACAAGTCGAAAATCACGAGTCGATTCTTGACGCCATCAAACGGGAAGTCAAAGAAGAAACCGGTGTTGATGTCACGATCGATGGCATCACCGGTATCTATCAAAATGTCTCAAGCCATGTCCTGTGCGTCTGCTTCCGTGGGAAAGCCGTCGGTGGTGAACTCGCGACACAAGAAGGCGAAACGACGGATGTCGGCTTCTTCCCACTGACACGTGACTCGCTGAGTGAGTATATCAAACGGGAACACTTCCAGTTGCGGACGCTTGATGCGATGGATCCCCATTACTTCCCGCATGCCTTATATAAAGTCAGACCGTATGAACTGATCAGCCGGTACGACGGTAACGCAACGTCGTCTTCACGGTAA
- a CDS encoding DedA family protein, protein MDIMALVRLAGGIMFTPLSDDVLMMSFAALRLREGMYPVVIWLTAWPVFFIAFTWFYLLARFFREIPLVKRWMKSRFLERAETIIERRGLWAIGLSFFLPGVRHPIHYVAGLLGYPLPRYLVMTFLAAGVYTGLWTFLIVRIGEAVTWSELWNWLQVNPGIISAIVVILIGLVVTGIVYHRRQKESVEESSSI, encoded by the coding sequence ATGGATATCATGGCACTCGTCCGCCTGGCTGGCGGAATCATGTTCACCCCATTGTCGGACGATGTCTTGATGATGAGTTTTGCAGCACTTCGATTACGAGAGGGGATGTACCCGGTCGTCATCTGGTTGACCGCATGGCCGGTCTTCTTCATCGCCTTTACGTGGTTTTATCTACTTGCTCGGTTCTTCCGTGAGATTCCGCTCGTCAAACGCTGGATGAAGTCACGTTTCTTAGAACGAGCAGAAACGATCATCGAACGGCGCGGGTTATGGGCGATCGGACTATCGTTCTTCTTACCCGGCGTCAGACATCCGATTCATTATGTCGCCGGACTCCTCGGTTATCCGTTACCGCGTTATTTAGTAATGACATTCTTAGCAGCAGGCGTGTATACAGGACTCTGGACTTTTTTGATCGTCCGGATCGGAGAAGCTGTGACGTGGTCGGAGCTGTGGAACTGGCTTCAGGTGAATCCCGGAATCATCAGTGCGATCGTAGTCATCTTAATCGGTCTAGTAGTAACAGGTATCGTATATCATCGGCGTCAAAAGGAATCAGTCGAGGAAAGTTCTTCAATATAA
- a CDS encoding PepSY-associated TM helix domain-containing protein, translating into MNLMQTEETVKKAPTSSAYRTIWQWHFYAGIIFAPFLVMLAVTGSIYLFKPQIENVLYQSYYEVTPQADRITATEQIDRVKAKYPDALVTSYRPGESDDRSSEVKVSSPDMSATVFVNPYSGKIIGTLSDDDRIMNKIEEIHGELMAGTTGDRIVELVACWAIVLIVTGLFLWFPRKQKGLSGVLFPRLRQGKKLFRRDLHAVPAFWITAGMLFLILTGLPWSGFWGTNFQSLVTNQGLGYPPSIWGGEAPTSTLQTKDIAEVPWAAETLDVPQSKVEGAVPASIDDIIAIGKQQGMDPSFKISIPSDPSGVYTLSAYPAKAQNEATIHLDQYSGAVLADYRYDNYGVVGKIVATGITLHKGTEFGWFNQLISLLICLGIILVAVSGFYLWLKRKPSKGMGAPKGPKAFMLKGFLAVLVVLGIVFPLVGLSLLVVWLVDFLVIRRIPSVRRFFNA; encoded by the coding sequence ATGAATCTCATGCAGACGGAAGAGACGGTCAAAAAAGCACCGACTTCTTCTGCTTACCGGACGATTTGGCAGTGGCATTTTTATGCTGGTATCATTTTTGCACCGTTCCTAGTCATGCTTGCTGTGACAGGATCCATTTATCTTTTTAAGCCACAAATCGAAAACGTCCTGTATCAATCGTATTATGAAGTTACACCACAAGCAGATCGCATCACTGCGACGGAACAGATTGATCGCGTCAAAGCGAAGTATCCCGATGCACTTGTCACGTCGTACCGACCGGGTGAATCCGACGATCGATCCAGTGAAGTGAAGGTCTCGTCACCAGACATGTCGGCGACGGTCTTCGTCAATCCGTATTCTGGTAAGATCATCGGAACATTATCTGACGATGACCGGATCATGAATAAAATCGAAGAGATCCACGGGGAACTGATGGCGGGAACGACTGGCGATCGGATCGTTGAACTCGTCGCCTGTTGGGCAATCGTCTTGATCGTGACGGGACTGTTCCTATGGTTCCCGCGTAAGCAAAAGGGACTGTCAGGTGTCTTGTTCCCACGTCTTCGTCAAGGTAAGAAGTTATTCCGTCGTGATCTCCACGCTGTTCCAGCATTCTGGATCACAGCAGGGATGCTGTTCCTGATCTTGACTGGCTTACCGTGGTCCGGTTTCTGGGGAACGAACTTCCAGTCCCTTGTCACGAACCAAGGGCTTGGTTATCCACCGTCCATCTGGGGTGGGGAGGCACCGACGTCAACACTTCAAACGAAGGATATCGCGGAAGTCCCGTGGGCTGCCGAAACACTTGATGTCCCGCAATCAAAAGTCGAAGGTGCTGTTCCAGCTTCGATCGATGACATCATTGCAATCGGCAAACAACAAGGGATGGATCCAAGCTTTAAGATCAGTATTCCAAGTGACCCGAGCGGTGTCTATACGCTGTCTGCATATCCAGCGAAAGCACAGAATGAAGCGACGATCCATCTCGATCAATATTCCGGTGCCGTGCTCGCTGATTATCGTTATGACAACTATGGTGTCGTCGGAAAAATCGTCGCGACCGGGATCACACTCCACAAGGGAACGGAATTCGGCTGGTTCAATCAGTTAATTAGTCTGTTGATTTGTCTCGGAATCATTCTCGTGGCAGTCAGTGGTTTCTATCTCTGGCTGAAGCGAAAACCAAGTAAAGGGATGGGGGCGCCGAAAGGACCGAAAGCATTCATGTTGAAAGGATTCCTCGCTGTGCTTGTCGTGCTGGGAATCGTCTTCCCGCTCGTCGGTCTATCGTTGCTCGTCGTCTGGCTGGTCGATTTCCTCGTCATCCGTCGTATTCCGAGTGTAAGGAGGTTCTTCAATGCGTAA